The Bacteroidota bacterium genome contains the following window.
TCTAACTTTTGTTCTTGCTATTTTAATAATAATAGCAGTAACATTTCAGGTTGGTGGTGAAATTGTAATAGGTTTCTTTAAAGATTCAGGCTTTTTTGGTCAGGGTAATTGGGTTATTCGTTTTATTTGGTTTTTTAAATTAATGATAACAATGTTGTTGTCAATAACTGCAATTTCAATTCTATATTTTTATGGCTCTGAAAAACATGAAAGATTTACTTTTTATTCACCGGGAGCTTTTGTAGCAACTATTTTAATTGGTGTTGTTTCTTATGGCTTTGGATATTATGTTGAAAATTTTGCCCAATACAATAAATTTTTCGGCTCAATTGGAGCAATTATCGTAATTATGATTTGGTTAAATTTAAGTGCAATGTCACTAATTAGTGGTTATGAATTTAATCAAAGTATATTTAGAATAAAAAATAATAAACAAAGAAAAGCTAAGGATTGGTAAGTTTTATTTTTTATCATTAATTTTTTCAAGCGAATTTGTAATTTGTTACAATTAGTCCTATAAATATTACATCCCAAACGGGATTAAGAAATATAATAATTTTGGATTTTAGTAGAAATAAAAAGCCTGTCTATGTCTTTGCTTCGCTCGACTTCGGTCTCAACAATTTTTTATTAATTTAATTTATATTCATTAGTAACTTATTTTTTAATAAAATGCGGACTCTGTCTGCCGTAGCCTGAAAAATATTTTAAACTTTCTAATTTGTAAATAAAAAAAAAGCCTGCCTACGTCTTTGCTTCGCTCGACTTCGGCAGGCGAAGGCGGAGAGAGAGGGATTCGAACCCCCGGATTCCGTGAAGAATCAATGGTTTTCAAGACCATCGCATTCGACCGCTCTGCCATCTCTCCGGTGCAAAGGTACGATAAGATTTGAAATGCAAAATTATTTTTGTGGAAATTTTAAAAATTATTTCGAAATGGCTTTTTTATCATGATATATTTTCTTTGCTTGAGAAAGTGGTGAGTTTCTAACTAATTTTTTTAGTTTTTATCTAAAGAAAATTTAATTTTAATTTTCATTCTCACATTTACGTTTTTCCCATTATGTATGCCGGGAGTCCATTTTGGCATTTCTTTTATAACACGCATTGCTTCAAGATCACAGCTTCCTGTTAGTCCGTCAAGTATTTTAACATCTTTTATATTTCCTTCAGAATCAACCGTAAAAAACATCCAAACTATACCTTCAAGTTCTTCTTCAAGTTCTTTTTGTGGATATTTAAGATTTTTGTTTATGTATTTAAAAAGGTTTTGATTTCCTCCGGGGAACTGAGGCATGGTATCAGCACTTGAATATAGTTTTTCTTCATTATCCTTTTCTTGTTCAGCTTTTATAAAATCTCCATTTTTGTCAATAAAAATTATACTTCCATTAACCATTGTTTTAGCTTGTCCATTTTTAAATTGATAAGCAATATCAAATTTAAAATCAATCACAATTCTTCCTTCTTTGTTCATGTATCCCCATAAATTATTATGCTTTACAGCAGCTAATCCTTCAGAAAAATTACCTATACTTTGAAATTTAGGGAGTATCATAAAATCACCTTTTTTATTAATGAATCCCCATTTGTTATTCATTTTAATAGGTGCAAAACCTTCGGTAAAGGGAAATGCATGTTGAAATTCTCTTTCAATAATTTTATCTCCTTTGCTATCAATAAAAATCCAGCTATCTTTTTTTAACACAGGACAAAGGTTTTGAGAAAAGTAAAAAACATCTGAATATTTACA
Protein-coding sequences here:
- a CDS encoding TonB family protein, which produces MQSKSTILIILISFLLITQTISAQNLKIKKGKNNKYGIIDSYDNQLVGFKYDMINKFYENKAAVLKRNKWGFIDTSGKLIIKCKYSDVFYFSQNLCPVLKKDSWIFIDSKGDKIIEREFQHAFPFTEGFAPIKMNNKWGFINKKGDFMILPKFQSIGNFSEGLAAVKHNNLWGYMNKEGRIVIDFKFDIAYQFKNGQAKTMVNGSIIFIDKNGDFIKAEQEKDNEEKLYSSADTMPQFPGGNQNLFKYINKNLKYPQKELEEELEGIVWMFFTVDSEGNIKDVKILDGLTGSCDLEAMRVIKEMPKWTPGIHNGKNVNVRMKIKIKFSLDKN
- a CDS encoding YihY/virulence factor BrkB family protein; the protein is MSFTFPGLGGVPFFSVIKFFITRLQKETITMRSSAIAFSFFLALFPSLIFLFTLIPYLPIDNLHQEVMGLLEEFLPDSAYETIQTTTSDILSNKRGNLLSFGFIMTIYFSSNGIITLLTAFNRNLKRSFVKRYFIGIYLTFVLAILIIIAVTFQVGGEIVIGFFKDSGFFGQGNWVIRFIWFFKLMITMLLSITAISILYFYGSEKHERFTFYSPGAFVATILIGVVSYGFGYYVENFAQYNKFFGSIGAIIVIMIWLNLSAMSLISGYEFNQSIFRIKNNKQRKAKDW